Proteins encoded by one window of Engraulis encrasicolus isolate BLACKSEA-1 chromosome 23, IST_EnEncr_1.0, whole genome shotgun sequence:
- the LOC134440401 gene encoding melatonin receptor type 1C-like isoform X2, with the protein MVPSQHIPGNIFVVSLSVADLVVAVYPYPLVLTAIFHNDWVMGDLHCQASGFIMGLSVIGSIFNITAIAINRYCYICHSLHYDRLYSLKNTFCYLGLTWALTAIATVPNFFVGSLQYDPRIFSCTFAQTVSSYYTISVVVVHFLIPLLVVSYCYMRIWVLVIQVKHRVKPDPKPKMMKPSDLRNFLTMFMVFVLFAVCWAPLNFIGLAVAINPARVAPNIPEWLFVTSYFMAYFNSCLNAVIYGLLNQNFRKEYKTILLSLCTPRMFLADTSRCGTFQEGLKSKPSPAVTNNNLAEIHL; encoded by the exons ggaacATCTTTGTGGTGAGCCTGTCGGTGGCTGACTTGGTGGTAGCCGTCTACCCGTACCCTCTGGTGCTCACCGCCATCTTCCACAACGACTGGGTCATGGGCGACCTGCACTGCCAGGCGAGCGGCTTCATCATGGGCCTGAGCGTGATCGGCTCCATCTTCAACATCACGGCCATCGCCATCAACCGCTACTGCTACATCTGCCACAGCCTCCACTACGACCGGCTCTACAGCCTGAAGAACACCTTCTGCTACCTGGGCCTGACCTGGGCGCTCACGGCCATCGCCACCGTGCCCAACTTCTTCGTGGGCTCCCTGCAGTACGACCCGCGCATCTTCTCCTGCACCTTCGCCCAGACGGTCAGCTCCTACTACACCATCTCCGTGGTGGTGGTGCACTTCCTCATCCCCCTGCTGGTGGTCTCCTACTGCTACATGCGCATCTGGGTGCTCGTCATTCAG GTGAAGCATCGCGTGAAGCCCGACCCAAAGCCCAAGATGATGAAGCCGAGTGACCTGCGCAACTTCCTGACCATGTTCATGGTCTTCGTGCTCTTCGCCGTGTGCTGGGCGCCGCTCAACTTCATCGGCCTGGCAGTGGCCATCAACCCGGCGCGCGTGGCGCCCAACATCCCCGAGTGGCTCTTCGTCACCAGCTACTTCATGGCCTACTTCAACAGCTGCCTCAACGCCGTCATCTACGGCCTGCTCAACCAGAACTTCCGCAAGGAGTACAAGACCATCCTGCTGTCCCTCTGCACGCCCAGGATGTTCCTGGCCGACACGTCCCGGTGCGGCACCTTCCAGGAGGGGCTGAAGAGCAAGCCCTCCCCTGCCGTGACCAACAACAACCTGGCAGAGATCCATCTGTGA